The Sesamum indicum cultivar Zhongzhi No. 13 linkage group LG9, S_indicum_v1.0, whole genome shotgun sequence genome segment TAATCCTTTATCTTaaggaattttttaaatgggTTCAAAATTAGGAAGACTCAAGACAATTATTccaataaatttcataaagtagagtactaattaaataaatcgaattttatcaattttgaaactattttaaaaataactttggaaaaaaaatgaaacaggAAGTGAAAGAGTAAACATACTTCTTCTTCTGGTGAATAAAAGAGTCCTTGTATATATTCAACCTTCTGCTCATCACCTCTCTGCATGTCTTCAAATACCCTCTCAAGAATGGTCTCAAAATTGGAACAAAATCACCAAAATTATACTCAAGACTCTGTCCTAATTTACTCCTCTCCCCATTCACACTCTTGAGCTTCACAAACAACGGATCCTCTTCGCTATCAAACCTCTTATCAAACATCATCTTATACACGTTGTTGTACACCATCAGCTCCAGTCTCCTCCTCAGCACCACCCCTTCCTCCGCCGCTGCCGGGTTCCTCCTCACTTCCTCCACCACCTTCGCCACCTCCGTCTCCCACTCGCGGCGGTACTGCTGCACCACCCTGTTCGTGAAAAACGGTACCGACATGATTCGCCGCATCTTCCGCCAGTGGTCGCCGTACTCCGCGAACACCAAGTCCTGGCCCTTGCCTGTGAAAATATCGTACACGATGTTTCTTGAGCGGGACCCGAATTCTTTGCCCCGTGTGAGGAGAACTTCTCTGGCGAGTTCGGTGGATGAGATTACGGCGATGTTGCGCTGCCCCATTCTGAGGAGGAAGAGTTGGCCGAATTTCTTGGCGTAGTTTGTGAAGTCGTGGTGGCCTAAGTTGTTGCCGATTTGGAGCCAGCTTCCGACAATGGGAAGGGCGAATGGGCCCGGCGGAAGATTCAGGCGCTTGCCGCGGAGTTTGGAGATCAGGATGGCGGCGGCGACGGCCGAGAAGAGGCTGACGAGGGTTTtctggaggaggaggagaagatCCATGGGGAGGAGGAAGGAAGTTGGAGATATAGGTTGTGGTGATTGGTGAAGTCCTGAACCTGAGGTATTTATTGATCTTTCTTAagcttatttattatactattGCCTCTACAAAGATTTGCACATGCAATTacttctaaaatatttgcaatatgGTCACAGCcgtatataaaaatgatgccatgtaaaaatttggattaaatgcaattttcgtcATCTAACTATAGTCCAATtccattttaattctttatcaCTTTAGGGTTTGAATTTAGTCTTTTAcgtaattaaattacttaattttagttctatttTGGTCGGAAAAAAACCAAGGCCGCCGGAAATTTACACGTGGCTCCTACGTGGACATTTAAATTGGGGCTGGGATCTCATTGGTTGAGATTTAAATGACTTGGCAATTTttcgaatttaaaaaaaattacaatataaaaagtgTTATTTAAATCAGGTTCAGTCAAAATACAACAGTTCATAcaataaatatgttatattttacatGTAATAGATCACTTTTCCtaaattgtacatcaattacatgacaaatatattatactttttgtgtaattgtttgatgtttgattaaattcaattttttaattaaaaaaaattatgcagaACACTCCTCGTGATACATTATGATGGAGATAATTTCTTGTAATGTATCTTCCAAGGGAAAAATAGTCACTTCATATTatgctcttttttttattgattgattttttattatatttttaattttgggttatttattttcttaatgagAAGTtcaaaactaatatattttaataatgagtgaaattttataatgattgtaaataaatattatgtgatACATTATTATCACACAATATTAATGTAGTTTTgtgattattaatatatatatgtatattcatCGGGGGCCCAAGTTATGTCAAACACATGTTATTACTAAGGCCCAATAATTGTTTGTTATTGGACCCTAGTTTAATTGAGAGTGACCCGGCCCGGCCCAATTGAAAGTACAATAGGGTGTATTTAGATATTTAACGGGCAAATTTTGTTACCGTTGTGATACTCACAACACACACTTCATCCTCCTCCAGCCCCCAGCCTCCAGCCTcggttttcttcttcttcaggtAGGTACTTCTTGTAAGTCATCAACTCAAAACAAGtgagttttatttaagtttctTGATTTAGGGTTCTTGCATTGTGAAATTAAATGGATCTTGGTTCAATAAATTTGTCTGCCCGACGGCAAACTTTCTTGAAGATCACCGAATTCTTGAATTACACtgttttactctttttttttttttttccctgtaCTTTTTTTGGCTATAATTCTTCCTTGCGTGCCCTAAATGTAGGGAATTCTTGTACTTTCTTTTGTTTAGATGAAGAATGGAAAGGAGTTTCTTTTAACTGACGCTGTTGGCTTCATCCAGAAGTTACCAACAACACTCATATGAACATTTCTCCTATGTCATGGTCATTCCCCGTTATTTCTGATTGTGTTTTGTTATGTTCAGTGAATTAAATCTTGGCTGTTTTATTTAATCGATGTTTCTTTCAACcaatcatttttcttctagGTAGCTGCTTGTAGGGCAACTCTGGAAGAGATATATGAGTGATCACTTCTAGTACATGTGGTGGATATTAGATATGATTGACCATTTGAAGAGTAGACTGTAAATCTCAACTATACATCTCCTAATTACATTGTTCAATTTGGATCAGCCATCCACTGGCAGAGCAACAGATTGACGCTGTGGAAAAAGTTCTTGCAGAACTTGATACATCATCAATCcacctaaattaattatgtggaACAAGGTAGTAGGATTTATTTGTCATTTGTTCTTAAATATGCACAATCATTCTTATGTTCTGTTTATAGTTTCTGATTTTCCTATCTGATAACTCGTCAACAATATCGCCGACCCAATAAGATAGTGTGAAAACTCAAGATTGCACTACACAATGATACCACCGTGGTTGAGGATAAGGCATTCAGATTAACTCCATCCACTTTATTGAGTGTGGGCTGCCTTATATATGTTTCTCTCTAATATATGAACGTGACTTATTGATAGAAACCCTTGGTATTAATTGATTTCTTACACGACATTAGACTGACATTAACACAGTGTGCTAACCTAGTGTGGTTGTCGCTGACTGAATATGCTTGGTTTTGTTCTTAATTCTCAACTTATTGATGGTTTAGATTTATAACAAACTTCCATTCAAAATACGAGAGGTTTGACTGGTTGCAATGGAGTGTAAGAGCATCACTTGTTGACTGGTTAATGCATATGTTTACAGGTCGCTAATGCAAAGGATCCGGAAAAGATCAAGTCTGAAGCTAAGAAAAAAAGTGGATGCCATATGCATCTCTGCTTTAACTGGTGAAGGGTTAGATGATTTCTCTGTAATGCAGTTCAGGAAGAACTAAAGGTACTTCTCCATGGCTATcttgcataattacaaattggTTTCTGACCTTCTTTTCTCCGTCCTCTTTTATATGGGACATATGTACCAGTAGATTGAATGTTCTTATGTGATCCTTGACTTTTTCCTTCAACGGGATATGATGGTGTGGGTGGATCCTTGACTTTTTCCTTCAACGGGATATGATGGTGTGGGTGGAAGCTCTGATTCCCTTTGATAAAGGGGAAGTCCTATGCAAATTTATCTGATATTTTCTCTCGGAGGTAATAGGAACAAGGATATGCTAGACTGATTTAAAATGAGGAAGCAACTTTTTGCTTTAGAAAATTGTGAATTCGGgttgaagaaagagaaaaagaacctAGAATTACGCATCATATGTTGGTCCGATTTAGTGCAATTGTAATAATGCAATATAAAGGGTATAGCGGTCGTAGGTTGTCTTCTGCCCATGCTTGAGTCAGTGTCAAATTCACCATAATTTTGACAATGCGATGATAAAGGTTGTAGCATTCTGAGGTGTACTTATGTCCGTGTTTGACTCAATATCCAATTTTTTCTGttgttaaacaaaatataatctcAGAAACTTCAATGTTTGACAATCATTCGATAGGAATACATCAAAGAATGGAGCTTTGGTTAGAGCTCATGTTCCACTCCGCTTTGCAAGGCTTCTCACTCCAATGAGACAAACTTGAGTGTCATAGCTTTTTTCAGGGCTTCTTCCAAAAAGGTTTGAGCGTTTGAAGAAGGCACGATTTTTGCTGGCCTTGCTGTGATTGATGCTTACAGCTACAGAGACAAGTGGCCATGAATGTATGCATTTTCTGTTCTTTTAATATGAATGTGACTGTAGCAATAATATGAATGTATGCGTTTTCTGTTTTAGAAAGTTCTTTGCTGgaagttatataataaaaatgcatgCAAAAATGTAACggaaatgattttctttttcttttttcttttcggaAAGGATTATTTTCATTGatgtaaaagaattatatgtaCACTTACAAGCTTTTCACAAAAGTTTTTATTAGAAACGATTTTGTATCTATGTGAGAGGTTTGTCTAGTGATATCTTTTGAAGTTTGCTGAAAATTCTGTCAATGATCCTTGGTTCTCGTAGGACTTTGGTGCCGAAACTTTTTGGCTCCACTTGTTAACATATGGAGCTATATGAGCAAGATGCTGTTGTTGTCAATTACACAATCCAGAGTAAAACTGCTGCTTTAAGGTAATGGAAAACCATGTATATCTTCATTTTGATTAGTGACTCTTCGTCTACTTGAGGAGCAGAAAGTAACATTATGTTTGCTGATCAATTTGCCTACTTCATCTCTTAATGCATATATGTGATCCACTGCTAGCTGACCGCCATCCTTCCACTCTCTCTTACTCTTATTTGAACTTGAGTTTTAAGTATCTTAATATTCTCTTGGGACTGTGATGGAACTTCTTTATATGTGATCCGCTGAAAGCTCAGTGCCACCATCCATCTCTTACTCTTAATTTAACTCGACTTTTAGTATCTTAATATTCTCTTGGGACTGTGATGAAACTTCCTAAACCAATTAATGGACCAGCAGAATATTTTCTCTCAAGTGCCATCTAGAAAGGTATCTTCTTGGTTATGCAGTATCTGTTTTTATGCTTCAAATTAGAGCATGCCGCAATGACAtttgtgttgttttcttttgtgcCTTACTTcattattatgtattaatgCAAAGGATAGATGTCATACAATTTATAGTCTCTTGGAGAAGTGTTGTTACTGGTAATTTAGcaggaatttttttatttgcaagttttgttgttgatatatcatttttcaGTAATACGTGTAACATGCGTTTATTTGATTCTACAAGTGAAGCATGTCACTTGGTATATGTGATTCATACTTGTCTTTTACAAGAGCGAGGGCTAGAGTTTGAATTTGGTTTGCTAATTTCGTGCAAAGTAGATAACCTCATATCGATAAGGATTGTGTGGGAATTAAAAGGTTAAGTAGGATTTAAATGCTCAATTAAAACATATGTTGGCTGCtaatgtgtgtttttttatgatattttagaaCCTAATGGTAGCCTACCTATCTTCATATTCCTCTAGTTTCTAACGCAAAAGTAACCAATGCCCCTATTAATTCTTCGTTGTCAATTTTTCTTccatattttgaaatcaagaAGGTTGAACCATTGATTTTACACTTTGTATAATTCAAACCCAATTTTACTGCTCCGATTTCTTTGAAAAGCCATGTAATCACCATTCTCGtttggaaagaaaagaattgtgGGTTTTGGGGCTGCTCAAAATGTGAAGGATGCAAGGGTAGAGTCGAGACCTAAATTCGAGAATAAACCCTCctctttttttgtaaatttattcttggttCGTTTGTTGTGTTGGGTTTTCTCTTCATGCGCTTgccttaaaatattttgtttttgatacATTTGGTATTCTTGTATGGATTTACAAACATCATGTTGGTTCACGTTATTATCCTCTTATTTTTGCAGGTGTATCATAGAAAAATGTGTTGAAAAATCTATTTCATACaatcatgaattattttatttgtgaactttgaaaattaaatgctATGCTAAAATGCGAAACGGTTGTCTAGAtgccaatttaaaatttgattttcaaaagGACTTGGTAAATCTTTTCTgagtattatataatttcatgagttgataaatagTTTTTGAGGAACAAAGAGTTTTGGTAACATATATAGTGTTTGAagaactttttaatttttatttctaaataatattactggAAATTAGTTTTCCTCTTTCACTCAAAGATTTGTTTTCCTTGTCAATTTCATGTtctaaaaatcaatttttatcttttactcaaatatttgtttttcttgtcaaGTGCTTTGTAATAAACTCATGTTTTCGTGATCAACTTCAAATACACTTGCAAATATTGAagacaaattaacaaaatattttgattagcaatagatgaattcatttaattgtttttggaTAAATGCACGAAAAGTCATATGTTTTggactttgtgaaatttgttattgaattttattttcagaaaagtAATTGAAACtgtttttgaagttttttggAACATTTTTAAGAAGCATTCGGTTTACTATTTCTAATCAAATTGCATTCATCGCCATATTTATTCAGATTTTCAAGAAACTACattattaacttttcttttgataaatgATTATTGTGCTGAAACTTGACAAAATgtgttgaaaattcttttaagatatttttaccAGTAATTTAAAAACGAATAATGAGATTGGCATCTAGAACTGTAACGCAATTTAGTATatgacattttatttttgaagttcACAAATCAACTAATTTGTGATTGTGTGCTATGGAATTTCCAACAATACTTAGATACACCTCCAAAGttaagatgatgatgatgatatgaaCAAATTTGGTGTTTctgtaaaatttatacaagAGTTTTAAATGTATCATAAACAAAACGTTTTGATAAAGCGACATGGGAACAAAACCTAACATAATGAAAAAATCgagaataaaccaaaaaaaacgATGGAGGGTTACTTCTCATCAAGGCCTCAACTCCAAACTGTCTTGCGCCCCTCATATTTAAAGCAGCCTTAaaattcgtaattatatcGCTTCCAAATTAGAATGTTGAAAACGTGAGGGTTTCATAGAAATCAGACACTTTGGGGTTTGAATTATACAAAGGATATGGTTTCAACTTTACTTGATTCCTAAATATgggaaaaattgataaagaagATGTAAGTTGTTATTGCATGTAATTATGTTGCGtgtttttcactttaattGTTAATTCTGTGCGCGTTTTCTTatctgttttgtttttttcatctTGCACCAGCTTTCATGTCAACTCGGGTTCAAGTACCTCGGAGTAGGAGCCCTCTTGCACCAACAGCCATTTATGTAAAAAGTCTAttgtaaataagaattaaGTGTGTTCAGTAGTACTTTTGCCTTCTTTGTAGTATGTGGAAAATTGTTGCTTTGCCCAACAAGGTCCGGCTTATTCTTAGCCagagaaataaaagttttgattCAAAACCAATTTCtagttgtataattattatttgattagcTTCCAAAACACATCAAAATCAGCTCAACTCAACAATATACGCAAATTTTGGTACATCACTGAAACTCAAATTCactgttttaaaaaatatttttgttctgtaCTTCTACCACTACTCTGCTTACAATTGGAACATCTTTGAACTCTTCACCATACGAAAAAACCACTGCCAACCaatagcaaataaaaaaaaaaaaaagaaagagagaaatcgTTTATGGTATAcaatcatcatcaacaaacTAAAAACAAACTACCATCCATCAGCAAAGCTAGCTTGTATGTGTTGGTACACATCAATAAATTCGGCATTCTATTAGCAATTTTGGAATATGATGATGTCTCTAGGCTATACATAACTATAGCTCACGATTATGCCTATGATGGTgattgtaaaatatatgtcTAGACCTTGGTTTTAAATGTTCAAAGTTAAGAATTATTGAAATCGGATATCAATGATCTTGTGGGGACTTACCGACGTGATATATGCGTAAAGAAATTTATTCGTTTACGGAGACTgtacaaatacatttttacaagtaaatatattattatagttagttataaaatatattaagttcatgatattatttatgtttctgtCGTTGAaacatttatattatacaattatattttcaaaacaaattgataataattgcTTTATTGATAAGGAAACTATTTACttctattatttgtaattcGTATTcatgaatgattatatttactattttgtatACAAgtcaattaatatgaaaatataaataataatattcaaaaactcaatagtaatataaaaataattagtcaaaACTCCTTATTgtatattgttttaataagAAGTTccatttagtaaattattgataaGAGATTGCAGGGTTGGGCTTCGATTCAATTGTCATTTGCAGCTAGAATTcaactaattaaatcaatcttCATGTCACTACAATTTATTGGGCTATGACgtttattttgccaaaaggaGTTATTAAGGAAATAGAGAAACGGTTCCGCCAGTTCCTGTGGAAAGGTGCATCAACCTTTGGATATCCGAAGGTTTCATGGAATCAAGTGTGTCGTTTGGTGGAAGAATGAGGACAGGGAATCATGGATGTAGCAGCCCTCAATCGGACTCTTATGAGTAGACATATTTGGAGAATAGTAAGTAGATCACGCGGTTCTATATGGGTAACATAGATTTGCACCATGAGACATCAAGGCAAACCTATATGGATAGTTGAGGCCAATTCCGGGGCATGGGGTTGGCGCAAATTGCTTAGACTTCGACTTATACTAAAGCCTCATATCCATTATAAGATCGGCAGGATCCTTGACATCTTATGGGGATCTTAATGATTATATTTCCACACGGCCCCTATCACACCCATACACGGGCGGACATGTTCCTTAGAGAGGTTATTCACAATGGAGTATGGCATTGGCCATTGCCgctcacacccacacacacacgggCGGACATTATTATGTTGGACATCATCCAAAGTTTGCCTCCACTACACGGCACACACGACTCGAACACTCTGAGTGGAGGCCCCTACACCAACAGGAGGGTGTATGACATTTTTCGTTGTTCAGGGCCAAAGGTAGGTTGGTATTCACTCCTTATGAGCCCATTCAAAATCCTTCGAAATTCGTTATGGCTAGCTCTACATGAACAACTCTCAACCATGGATCGTCCGTGGTTACAGCAATTTAATAGGGATTGTGTTATTTGCTCGTTGGATACGTTGGAAAATCACTAATACTTGCTATTTTTTGCCCTTATTCAAAGCAGTGTGTTCGAATTTTACGCAAGAAGGTCCGGTTTTCATGGACAAACAGAGGATGGATGATTGATGTGATGATTGTTGTGCGAAAGTGGCGAGGAAAGCATGTAGTTAACGCCGCCTATCGCAACCTTTTAGCATCTCTAGTATATCACATTTTGCAGGAAAGCAATAGGAGGAAATTTCAGCAATTGGATCGAGACCCGTCGGCACTGGCTAACATTATTTTAGACGAAGTTAGATTACGTATACTTAGTGCAGAATTACCGAATAAAATTAGTACGATAGCTTTGTATAGATTATGACAAATTCTATGGCACACAACATCAGCCATATGACtgtacattataaattttttaatgcaatttgCCTTTACcgaaaaatgatataattcaATAAGAGCACATTATGAAAATGTACCCCAATAAGGGTATGGATGTTTTTTTACTATAGGAATAAACACTCAAGAGATTctcactattttatatttaatcacaAGTTACACTTATtagaattctaaaaataatacgtccattatattataaaaaaaattataatcaaaaaataattatttaatattaattttaaaataaaattaattagttggaagccacttaatttaaaattttcaacaatacttttaatttaataaaattgaggatATTTATtccatattatatttttattttttgaagtttgggTTAGTATTTATATGTTATTCATATGCTattccttttaaattttaacgtgcctgatataattatgtaattactaaaaaaatattgcatgtatttcttttttttccttttgacaATTGAACATTACATACGTTtaacatttgaaaattaatggCTAAACAGTCCACCAATTGTGTAAGATATCTTttctttagtatttttttctagggtatgaatttatttttattatatatatatatatatatatattattttgtatagaATAAGAGACTGATATATTTTGAGTGCAATTGAATCGATAAAGTCGTAATTGTAGTATTTGAAGTATGTAGTTTGACGGTGTAGTACCATCAAATAActtaaagtttttatttagaaaGACTTATTGAACCATCTACTTATACACATGATCGAATCATATGTAACCCATCACTACTAATGTTGTGAACGGTGAGCGTATGTCATGAAATGTTCCACCATCTTTCATAATTGTACGAGCATTTATTTATCCTATTTTCAAccgattataattaattttcatattttgttataatatttgtttcgACCTCGTATTTCACCTAGTTATTACTAGGGTGTTCTCAATACAAGTTTTATAACTTGTGAAGATTTTTGGCCCATGTTAGCCTCGATTGCGAATTCTATTACAGAAATTCATCCAACAATAAACTACTTTTGCCCACTATTGAGTTCTTTGTCAATTATTGTCTCAAATGTGAGAATGATTCTGCTCCATCCCTTTTGGGACATCAACCCATCCGGTGGCCTTACTCCAGACAGTCAAATCCATAAAAATACCACGCAGTAAGTTGTCAAGATTCAAAGCCTTACGTCGTTGAATCATCTTAAGACACACAGGTAATGACATGTTTTTGGCCACACGCCAGCCCTCTTAACAATGATTTGaatccaaattaaaaatgccacatttttgtgatattatcACTACGTCGCGATTTCTAgattaattcaaaattgtacattatttgagaaatttagtaaattaatatttgaacaGATTACTCAACTTCATTGgctttaatttcatataaaacAGATCAagagaccaaaaaaaaaaagagagatgaTCCTGGAAGAAAATCCGAGGATTCAGCCACACATAAAAACAGTAATACATCTCTTTCAATCCCCATTACTATCAACAAATGTGCGAGTATTTTCACAAAGATCTTGGCTTTAAAACAATGGTGGAGTGCTTCAAAATGTGCAGACTGAACTGCCCACCCTTCTCGGTCGTGTCAAGCTTCGACTGCCCCGGAGGCGGCAGCAGCTCAAAGTTCTGCACTAGGCGGCCCAAAGTGATGCCAAGAATCGGCAAAGCAAGAATGATTCCGGGGCAGCTCCTCCGGCCAACGCCAAAGGGAAGGTACCTGAAGTCGTTTCCATTGGCTTCAACACTCGACTCCTCTTCCAAGAATCTCTCTGGCCGGAACTCTTCGGGATTCTTCCAGTGGGCAGGGTCGTTAGCCAGCCACCAAGCGTTCACCAAGATCTTGCTCTCAGCAGGGATATCGTAGCCGCTGAGCTTGGCGTCGTGGAGGTTCATGTGGGGCACCAGAAGAGGAATGGCCATCCTTAAGCGAAGCGTTTCTTTTATCACTGCCTGAAGGTATGGAAGCTTGTGGGTGTCAGGCTCTGTCAATGGTACTCCTGGGCCGACCACAGTGTCGATCTCATCGCGGAGCTTCTTCTGGATCTCGGGGTGGTTAACTAGTTCCGCAATGCCCCACTCGATCGACCAAAGAGTTGTTTCAATCGCTGTTCACAGAAATAAATGCCagttcataaatatatagaacGGACATGAAATTTTTCAGGAGATGTTTATCAGTGAGGtaaaatataagatgaaaCATTAAATCTATTGCTTTATCATGTCAACAAAAAAAGTAAGGAACTATGATAAACACCATGAGGGGCCATTTTCAACTTAGGTGGCTAAAATGTCCTAGTCCTTTCAATTCAACAAGCATTATGCTTAAGTTGTCAACATCTAACAATTCATCACCAACTGGGCAACAAACTTCAGTTCCGTGAAACCcacaaatgaaaattcaagaagAGAGGTCCGTGGTATGGTCTTCCCTTGTCCCTATCGGGCACTTGGGCTAACATT includes the following:
- the LOC105170466 gene encoding trans-cinnamate 4-monooxygenase-like; translation: MDLLLLLQKTLVSLFSAVAAAILISKLRGKRLNLPPGPFALPIVGSWLQIGNNLGHHDFTNYAKKFGQLFLLRMGQRNIAVISSTELAREVLLTRGKEFGSRSRNIVYDIFTGKGQDLVFAEYGDHWRKMRRIMSVPFFTNRVVQQYRREWETEVAKVVEEVRRNPAAAEEGVVLRRRLELMVYNNVYKMMFDKRFDSEEDPLFVKLKSVNGERSKLGQSLEYNFGDFVPILRPFLRGYLKTCREVMSRRLNIYKDSFIHQKKKSVVATRNGMVEKNIDLKCGIDHFLEAQKNGEINEDNVLFIVENMNAAAIDTTVWALEWAIAELINNPRIQAKLRTEIDTVLGPKNQVTEPDTHKLPYLQAVIKETLRLRMIVPCLVPHMNLHQANLGGYDIPAECRIYINAWWLANNPAHWGKPEEFRPKRFLEEESNVQVNGNNIKYIPFGVGRRNCPGMLIAMAVLGITLGSLVQNFELLPPPGQSKIDMAENSGQFATRMLNHATIVLKPRYV